Within Fusobacterium gonidiaformans ATCC 25563, the genomic segment CATCAAAATCCCTATTAGAAACGATTTCTTCTGAAAAATACAAATCTCCATTCTTTCGATAACAAAGCTTAGCCTCTTCTCGGATATGTAAGTCTGAAGCTCCTAATTTTCTATATTTTACAAATAGTTTTTCCATACTTATTACCCCTTATTTTATCATGTTTTGTATCATTTGCCTAGAATCAAAATTTGCGACGATAGGAAAGAGCCTCTAACAAATCTTCTCTCTCTATCTTTTCTCTGCCTGCTAAATCAGCAATCGTTCTGGCAACGGATAATAATTTTGTGAAACCTCTCGCAGAAATTTCTAACTTCGCAAAAGCCACTTTAAAAAATTCCTTATCCTCTTCCGAAAGAGAGCAGTATTGTTTTCTTTCTTCCTGTGTCATCTTGGCATTGGTATGAAAAGTATTGCCATATCTCTCTTCTTGTATTTTCCTTGCTAAGATTACTCTCTTTTTAATTTCTTTGGAACTCTCTTCTTCTCTATCCGCTAACAGCTCTTCTTCTGTCAATCGTCTCATCTCTACATATAAATCAATCCGATCTAAAATCGGTCCTGATAATTTCTTTTGATAATGATATTTCTCACTTGCCGTACAACGACAATTATTTTCAAAAGCATAGCCACAAGGACAAGGATTGGATGTTCCTACTAAAATTGTATCTGCTTGATATTCCAAGCGGTATAAAGCTCTAGTAATCCGAACAACTCTATCTTCTAAAGGTTGTCTTAAAGCTTCTAAGACCGATTTTTTAAATTCATTCATCTCATCCAAAAGAAGAATTCCACCGGATGCCAAACTGATTTCTCCAGGCATCATTTTCTTTCCTCCCCCTATCATAGCAATTTCCGTTGTCGTATGATGAGGTGCCCGAAAAGGTCTTTCTTGTAAAGAAAGTTTTTTCCCATCTAATTCTCCGGAAATACTATATAATTTCGTTGCCTCAATTCGTTCTTCTAAACTCATAGGAGGTAAAATTCCAGGAAGTCTCTTAGCTAACATTGATTTTCCGGATCCGGGACTTCCTATCATTAAAATATTATGTCCTCCTGCTGCTGAAATTTCTAAGGCTCTTTTTGCGTGAGACTGCCCTTTCACCTCTGAAAAATCATAAGGAAAGATAAATTCTTCTTCTGAAATCGATAGCCTGTCATCTCTTTCTTCTTCGTCTAATAGAAACTCCTGCACTTCTTTTAGAGAAGAAAGAGCAATCACTTGAATTCCTTCAATGAGACTTGCCTCTTCTAAATTATCCTTTGGAATGATGATTCCTTGAAATCCTTTTTCTTTTGCTAGAATTGCAGTATTGATAAGTCCTTTGACTGATTTTAATTTTCCATTTAGGGAAAGTTCTCCCAGCCATAAATATTTTTTTAATTTTTGGTAAGGATCTTTCAAATAGCCGGAAAGATACATTAAAGTAACAGCAAGAGGAAAATCATACTGAGCCCCCTCTTTTCGTAAACCTGCCGGAGACAAATTGATTACAATTCTCTTTGGAGAAAGAAGATAACCGGAATTTTTTAAAGCCGTCTTCACTCGATAACGACTTTCTAAAATTGCAGTGTCTCCTAAACCGACAATAGAAAACGTAGGAAGTCCTGCACTGATATCTACTTCCACTTCTATGACATAAGGAGTCACCCCTAAATAAGCAGAACTATAAATACAAAAATTCACAGAAATCACCTCTTTACTTTCGTAACATTTATGATAAAATATACTTTTATAGTATGTGTGTAGATTTATTAAGGGAGGAAAACATTGAATTTCATTGCGGTATTTTTGATTGGAGTAGGTTTGTCAATGGATGCTTTTGCTGTTTCGATTTGTCAAGGCTTGATTCAAATAGGACAAAATAAAAAAGAGATGGAAAAAATAGCATTTACCTTTGGATTCTTTCAATTTGGGATGACATTTCTAGGTGGAATGGCAGGAAAAATTTTAGTTCCTTTTGTGAAAAACTATGAACATATCATTCCTTGCATTATCTTTTGTGGAATTGCGATATTTATGTTAAAAGAAGGTTGGGAAAATAGAAATAACTCTTGTGAAGCTGTGTCTCATTTAGATAGTTTTAAAACTCTATTTCTATTGGGAGTGGCAACAAGCATTGATGCTCTCTTTATAGGAATTACCTTTGCTTTACAAGTAAACTATCCCTTATTTTGGGCTTCCATTTTAATTGGTTGTACTACTTTTGTAATTTCTGCCTTCGGGTATTATTTTGGAAAATCATTTTCCAATCTATCAAAAAATAAAGCTTATTATCTAGGTGCTTTTCTTTTATTCGCTTTGGGAATTCATTCTTTTATAGGATAGTAAGATAGAGGTAAGAATGTTTGATAGGCTATTAAAACAGAAGTTCTTCCCGCAAAGTTTTGCGGGAAGATTTTTTTATTTTTTCATTTTGATAACTTTTGCTAATACTCCATTGATAAATTCATGAGTTTTCACATCCCCATATATCTTTGCAATTTCCACTGCTTCGTTTACAATAATTTCAACAGGAAGATCTTCAAAATAAATTTCATATACAGCAATTTTTAAAAGACTTTTCTCTACATAACCAATTCTTGGAAGGTCCCAGTCTGTCATAGCAGCCTCAATTTTTTCTGCCACTTCTTCTTGATGTTCTACCATTCCTTTTCGGTATCGTTCCAAAAATACTTTACTCACTTCATCTTTTTCAATTTCTTCTCGTAAAAAAGAATGCTCAAAGGCTTCTTCTACTGAATTTCCTTGAATTTCTGTTTGAAATATCCATTTAAAAAGTTCTTCTCTTGCTTCTCGTCTTGTCATTTTTTCTCTCAATCCTCTTTTAATTTTTCTAATATTTTTCTCTTGATTTTCTTTTGAATTTTTAAATCTCCTAATTTATATCCCAGGATCGCACAAAGGCAGACAAACAACATAGGAAAAAACCCAAATTGTAGCCATAAAACTCCAATTAAAAACCCAAAAAATCCCCCAATATATTTCCGATAACTTTGGCTCATATGTAAGACAAATCTTGCAATGTATTCTTCTAGCATCTTACTTCACCTCTTCTTCAGAAACTTCCACTTTTGCTTCCTCTTTTACTGCCATATTACTCAAATGTACTTTAATTTTCTTAATTTGAATCCCTAGTTTATCCTGTACTTCTTCTGTAATCTTTGTTTGTACTTCTTGAATACTATCTGCTACGTTTTTACTTAAAACCATATCCATCTTCGCATCAATCAAAATTCCACTTCTTTTATTGTAACTTCTTACTTTTGTACTTTGTACCGGAAAATTCTTTTGTAACACTTCCACCACATATTTATTGATCGTAGAAGCTGCAATCACTACCGTTCCATTTGGAGTTTCTACTTGGTAGTCTTTATTTCTTTCAAATTTTGTAAGCAATTTATAGACCGCCAAAAGAACATACAATACAGACAATACCAAGATAGCAGTTTCTAACATAAAAGAAGAAATACTGATATATCTTGTAATCAAACTTGGAAGCACTAGGTAAATAATATTAAAAATTCCAATGCAAAAAATTCCTAGCCAAGCTAGAAAGAATAAAAGTTTTTTACCCATAATACCCTCCTGTATAAAAAGAGGCGTTATAAAAACGCCTCCTATTTTATTATAAGTCTTCTTCTAAAATTGGTTCTTCTCTGTCCATAACATTTTGTACATAGACATTCACTTCTACCACTTTCAAACCACTTAAATCAGAAACCGTTTTCAATACAGCTTCTTGTACTGCTTGTGCAACTACCGGAATCTTGTATCCGTATTCTACTACAATATACACTTCAATGCTGCATTCTTTTTCTCCAACTTCTACTTTGACACCGTTAGTTAATCGTTTCTTTCCAAGCATTTTGCTAACTTCATCTACAACTCCACCGGCAAGCTTATAAACACCTTCTACTTCAGAAGCGGCTTTCGCTGCAATCGTTTTTATAACCTCGTCTGCTATTCTGATATTTCCTAATTCGCTCATGCAAAACACCTCCATATTTGTTATTATTACTATTATAACTCATTTTTTTAGAAAAAACTATGTCTTTTTTATTTTCCTGAAAAATTTTCTTCAATAAAAGCTGTTGTTACATTTCCTTTTTGATAATTTTCATTATTGAGAACCTCTAAATAAAATGGAATTGTTGTTTCCACACCCTCTATGATATATTCTGATAAAGCTCTCTTCATCTTAGCAATGGCTTCTTCTCGATTCACACCAAAGGCAATTAGCTTTCCAATCATGGAGTCGTAGTAAGGACTAATCTCATAGCCGGTATAGCTGTGAGAATCCACTCGAATTCCATTTCCTCCGGGAGCAATATATTGTTGTATTATACCTGGACTCGGTAAAAAATCTTTTGGGTTTTCTGCATTGATTCGACATTCAATGGCATGTCCAAACACAGCCACATCTTGTTGCTTAATATTTAATTTTTCTCCTGCTGCAACTCGAATTTGTAACTGAATAATGTCAATCCCGGTAACCAACTCTGTTACGGTATGTTCTACTTGTACCCTGGTATTCATTTCCATAAAATAGTATTGATTATTCTTGTCTACTAGAAATTCCAAAGTTCCTGCAGAATTATATTGAATTGCTTTGGCTAATCGAACCGCCGCCTCTCCCATTTCATTTTGAATTTTAAAAGGAACAGAAAAAGCAGGAGCTTCCTCAATCATTTTTTGATGACGTCTTTGAATGGAACAATCTCTTGTACTTAAGTGAATCACATTTCCATAGTTATCTCCTAATACTTGTACTTCTACATGTCTAGGTTCTTCAATATATTTTTCAATATAGACATCTCCATTTCCAAAAGCAGCCAAGGCTTCTTGTTGAGCTGCTACCATATTTTCTCGAAGTTCTTCTTCGGAAAAAGCAATTCTCATTCCTTTTCCGCCTCCACCTGCAGTCGCTTTGATCATCACAGGATATTGAATTTCTTCTTCCACTCTTTTCACAGCTTCTTCTACATCTTGTACAATTCCTGTTCCTCTTGACACAGGAACTTCATTTGCAATCGCAGTGGCTCTTGCAGTTGCTTTATCTCCCATATTTTGAATACAATCAATTCTTGGTCCGATAAAAGTAATCTCATGGCTCATACAAATTTCTGCAAATTTAGCATTTTCTGATAAAAATCCATATCCCGGATGAATTGCATCAGCTCCGGTTGCTTCTGCTGCTGCCATAATATTTGGAATTTTCAAATAAGAATCCGCACTTGTATTTCCTCCGATACAAACTGCTTCATCTGCCAGTCTCACATGTAAACTATCTCGATCAGCTTCCGAATACACTGCAACTGTCTTTATATTTAATTCTTTGGCAGCTCGAATGATCCTTACCGCAATTTCACCACGATTTGCCACTAATATTTTTTGAAACATCTTTTCCTCCTGCTTCTGTAACTCTATTCTTGTATCTTAATTAGTTTCTTTCCGTAATCAATCACATCTCCATTTTTTACTAAAATCTCTTCTATAACTCCAGAAAATTTTGAAATCAACGGAGTTGAAATTCCAATACTCGTAACGTAACCGATGGTATCTCCTACCTTCAGTTCTTGTCCGACTTCTATATAGGCTTTTCCATTTTCCCGTAAGAAAAAATACTTTCCAATTGCCTCAGAAATTATGAACTTGCTATTCTCTACTTTTTTTACTTCTTTCTTTTCTACACTTTCCTTTCGAATGATTCTAGGATTAGAAGAAGCTTTTAAGGTAATTTTTCCTTGCTCTCCCTCATAAGATAATTCTTCCAACTGATATTGGTTGACTATTTTCATCATCTCTTGAATGTTATGATGGTCTAATTTCATGATGTATCCTCCTCATCTGTGCTCTGATTCTTTCCATTTTATTTTTATTCTATTTTTTCCTATAATTCGACTCACTTCCTCTAAAAAAGAAAGTGTTAAATGAATGGAAAAAGAACTTTTTCTTAACTTTTTTCCCTCTTTTCCTTGAAGAGCGAAATAAAGTTCTGTCTCTCCGCCTCGATACTGCAATAAGCTTTCCTTTAACTTAGGATAGACATCCATTTCTTGCTCCACGATATGTAGATATACTCTTAGACTGCTTTGAGATAAAAAATGTTCAAAAGAAAATAATTTTTGTACAATTACTTTCTTGATTTCTTCTCCTCGAAAATAATCTATTTGCACTTTTCCCTTTACAAACACAATACTTTTATCAACTAGAAGAAAGCCATTTTCTTGGTATACTTTTGGAAAAATGACCATAGGAATTTGACCTTGATAATTTTCTAAGTCTGCAAAGGCCATGGCATCTCCCTTTTTTGTTCTCGTTTTCTTTAAGTTTTGAATAATACCATAGAGCCAAACTTCCCTCTCCATATTTTCTTCCTTGATAATATTGAATTCATCAAAATCAAAACTTTGGTATAGACTTTCATATCGATCCAGAGGATTCGCACTCACATAAAAACCTAAAAATTCTTTTTCTTTTTCTAGAAGAACTTCCATAGGATATTCTTCTATACGAGAAAGAGAAAACTGTACTAAATTCTTCTTAGAGTCGCCAAATAAATTCATCTGTTGAATATCATCTGCTTTTGCCTTTCTTTGTACATAATCCAATACTTTATCCAAACTCTCGATTTTTTCATGTCGATTTCCTGATAAAGAATCTAAAGCACCTGCATAAATAAAGGCTTCCAATCCTTTTTTATTCAATCCCTCTTTTTTCATTCTCTCGACAAAATCTTCATAGGAGCGAAATTCTCCTTTTTTTTCTCTCTCTTCCTTAATCTTTTCTGAAATTCCTGTACCAACATTTTTAATAGCAGAAAGAGCAAATAGAATTTTATCTCCTTTTACGACAAAACGAGAGGAAGGAAATTGTACATCAGGAGTTTCAATTTCCACCCCATGTGCTTTCGCATCTGCAAAATAAAAAGAAATTTTATCAATGTCTGAAATTTCCGAGCTAAGCAAAGCGGCATAAAAATATTTCGGATAGTGTACTTTACAATATGCTGTCCAATAAGCAATGAGAGCATAGGCAGCCGAGTGAGACTTATTAAATCCATAGCCTGCAAATTTATCAATCAAATCAAAAATTTCCTCTGCTTTTTCTCGAGAATAGCCTTTTTTGATAGATCTTTCAATGAATTTAGAACGATTCTCATGCATGATTTCTACATTTTTCTTTCCCATGGCTCGACGTAATAAATCCGCTTCTCCTAAACTATAATCTGCCATGATATTCGCAATTTTCATAACCTGCTCTTGATAGAGAATGACTCCATAGGTTTCCTTTAATACTTCTTCTAAACTTGGATGTGGATATTCAATAGCTTTTTTTCCATGCTTTCTATCAATAAAATCATCCACCATACCGGAACCCAAAGGACCCGGACGGTACAAAGAAAGAAGGGCTACAATATCTCCAAAAGAATTCGGTTGTAAACGTTTTAAAATACTGCGAAGTCCTCTTGATTCCATTTGAAAGACTCCAAAACTATCTCCTTTGGAAAGCATCTCATACACCGTTTTATCTTGTAGAGGAATCTCCGATAATTCTATTTTTTTTCCGGTATTCTCCTCAATATAGTCCTGTGTTCTTTGTAAAATGGTTAGAGTTCTTAGTCCTAAAAAGTCAATTTTTAATAATCCCAATTCCTCTAGCTCTTTCATTTGATATTGAGTCGATACAATTCCATTTTTAGAATCCGCATACAAAGGAACACTTTCTGTCAAAGATTTTTTAGTAATTAAGACTCCGGCAGCATGTGTTGAAATATGTCTCACTTTATTTTCAATTCTCATCGCTGTATTGATGACATTTTTTAATTCGACATCTTGCTGGTACATCGTTTTTAATTCGATATTTTCTTCCAAGACTTCTCGTAATGAAGCAAACATGGGAATACATTTTGCCGCCTTATCAATTTTGGAAAGTTCTACGTCCATGACTCTTCCAACATCTCGAATGGCAGCTCTTGCTTTTAAAGTTCCAAAAGTAGCAATTTGTGCTACCTTATCTTGTCCATACTTTTGAACTACATAATCAATAATTTCCTGTCTTCTTTCTTGACAAATATCAATATCAATATCGGGCATTGAAATTCTTTCCGGATTTAAAAAACGCTCAAAAATCAAACGATATTCCAAAGGATCTAATTGTGTAATCTCCAAAGCATAGGCAACCAAACTTCCTGCAGCAGAACCTCTCCCCGGTCCAATTGGAATTTTTCGACTTCTCGCAAAAGAAATAAAGTCCCAAACAACGACAAAATATCCTGCATAGCCCATTTTATTGATAATGGATAACTCATACTCCACTCTTTCAACAATTCTTTCATCTAAACCTTGGGGATATCGTTTCCCCAATCCTTCATAAGTTAATTTCTTTAAATATTCTTCCAAACTGGAAATTCCTTCTGGTAAATTATAGTCCGGAAATTGAAATTCGTGCATAGGAATCCAAAGTTGACAACGTTTTGCAATTTCTACCGAGTTTTGAAGAGCTTCTTGATATTGTTCTCCTAGAACTGCATACATCTCCTCGTAACTTTTCAAATACAAATCTTGCATTTCGATACGCATTCTTTTTTCATCGGAAAGATGAGATCCGGTTTGAATACAAATAATGACATCTTGTAATATATGCTCGCCTTTATTCACATAATGAGTATCATTGGTTGCAACTAAAGGAATCTTCATTTTCTTTCCAAAAGCATACAAGGCCTCATTGACCTGTTGTTGTTCTATTTCTTCATGTGCCTGTACTTCTAAATAAAAATTTTCTTTTCCAAAGATGTCTTGATACTCTAAAATAGTAGCCTCTATTTTACTTTCTTCTGCTCCTTCCAAAATATAGGAAGCAATTTCTCCATTCATACAAGCAGATAGAGCAATGATTCCTTTCGAATATTTTTTTAGAAGCTCCTTATCCAGTCGTGGCTTATAATAAAAACCTTCTAAATACGCCAAGGAGGAAAGTTTCATTAAGTTTTGATAGCCCTCATAATTTTCTGCTAACAAAATCAAATGGAAATTTCTTCCTTTTTTTTCTGCTAAAGGATATTCACTGAGATAAATCTCCACTCCAATGATTGGTTTCAATCCATATTTTTGTGCCTTTTGGTAAAACTCCAAAGCTCCAAACATATTTCCATGATCTGTGATGGCAATCGCTTTCATTCGCAAAGACTTTGCTCGTTTCATATAATCTTCGATTTTTCCAACACCATCTAACAAACTATATTCTGTATGTAAATGTAAATGAACGAAGTCTCCCATGACAATCTCCCTCTTTCTACCAATTCATATAATAACCATATTCCTTAAATAATTTAGATAGGGCTCCCATATTTTCTTCTTTGACAAAAATATGATATTCTTCTCCTCGAAGAATAAATTCTTGAAATCTTTTATCTTTACTGACAATGGAAATTAGCTCCTTGTCTTCTTTTAACTTTAATACTCGATACTCCGGTTTCCAAATAATCGCTCTACTTTTCACTGCTAATTCTTCTAGGAAATCGATCCAAATTTGAGGTTTCGGATTTGGAATTTTAGAATGAAATTCTTCAATTCTTTCTTGAAGAGAACTGTTTTCCTCCAAGTTCCGTAAGAAACTTTCCTTTGTAACCTTGTATTTATTACTTGCAATTTTCTGCCCGATTCTTTCCAAAAACATAGTTTTTGTTGGAGCATCTCCCAATAAAGTAATAATTAAATGTTCCTCATCTAATAAAATTTCACTTTCTTCTGTTACTTTTTTAAACTCATAGTGTTCTGTCTTTCCTAAAACATACTCTCCTAATTTCGTCAAACGAATATACTGTAAGCCGTCATATTTACTCAAATATCCATTTTTTAAATAGAGATAACTGTCTTCGTCCGGCATATTATAGTATAACTCAAAAATTCCTAAAGTTCCCAATAAAAAGAAGAAACTTTTAATAAAAGGGATCACAATATAATCTCGATATCGATCATAATTTGTAATTCTTGTTCTTTCATAATTCGCTTCATTGATATAGATATAATCTTTGACATCTTGAATATCAATCAATTCATAAAATTTATCCTGAAATAAAATAGACTTTATAATATTATCCACACTGACAAGCATTCCTGATTCCAGTTCTTCTAAGACTTCTAAAATACTTTGAAAACATTCTTTTAAATTTTCTGAATGTTGCCAAATATTTTTAACTCCCTTTAAGAAGTTTAAAAATAGACTGCAGTAAGCATATTTTTCCTCTTTGACTAATTCTGTGGAAAGCAAATCCTGTACTATTGTTTTGATGTTGTTTGCTTGAAAATAATCTACCCTCTTATATTCGTCTTTTAGCAAGAAAAAAAATAAAGAAATCGTTTCTGTTTTTAAGTAATCTAAATCTTTCGCATCGATATAATATTCACTAATATTACAGTATTTTTTCATATTTAACTTAGATTCTTTTAAAATTTTTCCACTGCTGGAAAGAGCTATTCCACCTTGTTCATAAAATTCAAAATACTTTGTTAAATTTTCTAAGATTTCTTCTTCGTTATTCTCTTTCTTCATGTATTTAGGAGAATGGACTGCCTGTAAATGAATTTCTTTAGGCTTCTTCATAAATTGCCGAATATATCTTAAAATATCATAGTGCAATTCAAAATAGTCTCGATTTTTAGCATCTTTTGACAATCGGAAAAAACTATATTTTCCTGATAACTCCTTTAAAAATCGATTCTCTTCGGAGTAATACTTCTCTTTCTCTTCGAAAGAAAGATAATAACGTTCTCCCCAAGCTAAGGTTTCAAAGATTTTTTGCACTTCTTGATCCAAACCGGTAAATACTTTTTGAAAAATCTCTTTAGAAAAATATACTTCCTCTAAGAGAGATAAAAACGTTTCTTTTTCTGTCGTAGGTCCTATCATAGAAATCGAAAATACATCTAATTCTTTTCCTATATAGCCCTCTGCAATCCAATCTAAAAGATATGTCTTATACAAGCGAAATAAATTTTCTCTTTGATAAAATTGGAACATTGCTTCTCGACATCGTTCTTTTTTTTGATTCATACTACTACCTTTCTTCTATTTTCCTAAAATAAATTCAATTTCTTTTTCTGTAAATGATTTATTGGATAAGTTATCTTCTGAAATGACATCATCCAATAACTTACTTTTTAACTCTTGTAATTGTAATATTTTTTCTTCAATCGTATCTTTTAATATCAACTTATACGAAAATACGGTTCTATCCTGTCCTAGACGATAAGCTCTATCAATTGCTTGATTTTCTACTGTTTTATTCCACCATGGATCGTAGATAAAAATCGTATCTGCAGCCGTTAGGTTTAAGCCCACTCCTCCTGTTTTTAAAGTCATGACAAAGACCTTATATTTTTCATTTTTTTGAAACTTATTCACAAGTTGTTGCCTATCTTTAGTACTTCCTGTCATACTCAAATAAGCGATTTCTCTTTCCTCTAAGCTTTTGCAAATATTTTCAATCGAACCGATATAGTTCGTAAAAACCAAAACTTTATGATCGTTTTCTACCGCTTCTACAATTTGTTCTATCAACATTTCCTTTTTACTGGAGCTGATATACGAATTTTTTACCTCCGGACAACTCGTGATTTGTCGTAATTCATTGAGTGCCTGCAAAATAAAAAACTGTGCTTTTCCTAACCCTTTTTCTCGAATACTTGCATGTATCATATTATAATAATAATTTCGTCTTTCTTCATAGAACTTCTTATGTTCTACATTCATATCAATATAGATTGTCTTTTCAATCTTATCCGGTAAATCTTGTAATACTTCCTTTTTCACTCTTCGTAAAATAAAAGGATAAATTTTCTTTCTTAAATCTTGCA encodes:
- a CDS encoding YifB family Mg chelatase-like AAA ATPase, producing the protein MNFCIYSSAYLGVTPYVIEVEVDISAGLPTFSIVGLGDTAILESRYRVKTALKNSGYLLSPKRIVINLSPAGLRKEGAQYDFPLAVTLMYLSGYLKDPYQKLKKYLWLGELSLNGKLKSVKGLINTAILAKEKGFQGIIIPKDNLEEASLIEGIQVIALSSLKEVQEFLLDEEERDDRLSISEEEFIFPYDFSEVKGQSHAKRALEISAAGGHNILMIGSPGSGKSMLAKRLPGILPPMSLEERIEATKLYSISGELDGKKLSLQERPFRAPHHTTTEIAMIGGGKKMMPGEISLASGGILLLDEMNEFKKSVLEALRQPLEDRVVRITRALYRLEYQADTILVGTSNPCPCGYAFENNCRCTASEKYHYQKKLSGPILDRIDLYVEMRRLTEEELLADREEESSKEIKKRVILARKIQEERYGNTFHTNAKMTQEERKQYCSLSEEDKEFFKVAFAKLEISARGFTKLLSVARTIADLAGREKIEREDLLEALSYRRKF
- a CDS encoding manganese efflux pump MntP family protein — translated: MNFIAVFLIGVGLSMDAFAVSICQGLIQIGQNKKEMEKIAFTFGFFQFGMTFLGGMAGKILVPFVKNYEHIIPCIIFCGIAIFMLKEGWENRNNSCEAVSHLDSFKTLFLLGVATSIDALFIGITFALQVNYPLFWASILIGCTTFVISAFGYYFGKSFSNLSKNKAYYLGAFLLFALGIHSFIG
- the nusB gene encoding transcription antitermination factor NusB, with amino-acid sequence MTRREAREELFKWIFQTEIQGNSVEEAFEHSFLREEIEKDEVSKVFLERYRKGMVEHQEEVAEKIEAAMTDWDLPRIGYVEKSLLKIAVYEIYFEDLPVEIIVNEAVEIAKIYGDVKTHEFINGVLAKVIKMKK
- a CDS encoding DUF2273 domain-containing protein, encoding MLEEYIARFVLHMSQSYRKYIGGFFGFLIGVLWLQFGFFPMLFVCLCAILGYKLGDLKIQKKIKRKILEKLKED
- the amaP gene encoding alkaline shock response membrane anchor protein AmaP, with amino-acid sequence MGKKLLFFLAWLGIFCIGIFNIIYLVLPSLITRYISISSFMLETAILVLSVLYVLLAVYKLLTKFERNKDYQVETPNGTVVIAASTINKYVVEVLQKNFPVQSTKVRSYNKRSGILIDAKMDMVLSKNVADSIQEVQTKITEEVQDKLGIQIKKIKVHLSNMAVKEEAKVEVSEEEVK
- a CDS encoding Asp23/Gls24 family envelope stress response protein, giving the protein MSELGNIRIADEVIKTIAAKAASEVEGVYKLAGGVVDEVSKMLGKKRLTNGVKVEVGEKECSIEVYIVVEYGYKIPVVAQAVQEAVLKTVSDLSGLKVVEVNVYVQNVMDREEPILEEDL
- the accC gene encoding acetyl-CoA carboxylase biotin carboxylase subunit, with product MFQKILVANRGEIAVRIIRAAKELNIKTVAVYSEADRDSLHVRLADEAVCIGGNTSADSYLKIPNIMAAAEATGADAIHPGYGFLSENAKFAEICMSHEITFIGPRIDCIQNMGDKATARATAIANEVPVSRGTGIVQDVEEAVKRVEEEIQYPVMIKATAGGGGKGMRIAFSEEELRENMVAAQQEALAAFGNGDVYIEKYIEEPRHVEVQVLGDNYGNVIHLSTRDCSIQRRHQKMIEEAPAFSVPFKIQNEMGEAAVRLAKAIQYNSAGTLEFLVDKNNQYYFMEMNTRVQVEHTVTELVTGIDIIQLQIRVAAGEKLNIKQQDVAVFGHAIECRINAENPKDFLPSPGIIQQYIAPGGNGIRVDSHSYTGYEISPYYDSMIGKLIAFGVNREEAIAKMKRALSEYIIEGVETTIPFYLEVLNNENYQKGNVTTAFIEENFSGK
- a CDS encoding biotin/lipoyl-containing protein, with amino-acid sequence MKLDHHNIQEMMKIVNQYQLEELSYEGEQGKITLKASSNPRIIRKESVEKKEVKKVENSKFIISEAIGKYFFLRENGKAYIEVGQELKVGDTIGYVTSIGISTPLISKFSGVIEEILVKNGDVIDYGKKLIKIQE
- a CDS encoding DNA polymerase III subunit alpha; its protein translation is MGDFVHLHLHTEYSLLDGVGKIEDYMKRAKSLRMKAIAITDHGNMFGALEFYQKAQKYGLKPIIGVEIYLSEYPLAEKKGRNFHLILLAENYEGYQNLMKLSSLAYLEGFYYKPRLDKELLKKYSKGIIALSACMNGEIASYILEGAEESKIEATILEYQDIFGKENFYLEVQAHEEIEQQQVNEALYAFGKKMKIPLVATNDTHYVNKGEHILQDVIICIQTGSHLSDEKRMRIEMQDLYLKSYEEMYAVLGEQYQEALQNSVEIAKRCQLWIPMHEFQFPDYNLPEGISSLEEYLKKLTYEGLGKRYPQGLDERIVERVEYELSIINKMGYAGYFVVVWDFISFARSRKIPIGPGRGSAAGSLVAYALEITQLDPLEYRLIFERFLNPERISMPDIDIDICQERRQEIIDYVVQKYGQDKVAQIATFGTLKARAAIRDVGRVMDVELSKIDKAAKCIPMFASLREVLEENIELKTMYQQDVELKNVINTAMRIENKVRHISTHAAGVLITKKSLTESVPLYADSKNGIVSTQYQMKELEELGLLKIDFLGLRTLTILQRTQDYIEENTGKKIELSEIPLQDKTVYEMLSKGDSFGVFQMESRGLRSILKRLQPNSFGDIVALLSLYRPGPLGSGMVDDFIDRKHGKKAIEYPHPSLEEVLKETYGVILYQEQVMKIANIMADYSLGEADLLRRAMGKKNVEIMHENRSKFIERSIKKGYSREKAEEIFDLIDKFAGYGFNKSHSAAYALIAYWTAYCKVHYPKYFYAALLSSEISDIDKISFYFADAKAHGVEIETPDVQFPSSRFVVKGDKILFALSAIKNVGTGISEKIKEEREKKGEFRSYEDFVERMKKEGLNKKGLEAFIYAGALDSLSGNRHEKIESLDKVLDYVQRKAKADDIQQMNLFGDSKKNLVQFSLSRIEEYPMEVLLEKEKEFLGFYVSANPLDRYESLYQSFDFDEFNIIKEENMEREVWLYGIIQNLKKTRTKKGDAMAFADLENYQGQIPMVIFPKVYQENGFLLVDKSIVFVKGKVQIDYFRGEEIKKVIVQKLFSFEHFLSQSSLRVYLHIVEQEMDVYPKLKESLLQYRGGETELYFALQGKEGKKLRKSSFSIHLTLSFLEEVSRIIGKNRIKIKWKESEHR